One Microtus ochrogaster isolate Prairie Vole_2 unplaced genomic scaffold, MicOch1.0 UNK14, whole genome shotgun sequence genomic region harbors:
- the Spib gene encoding transcription factor Spi-B yields MLALEAAQLDGPHLSCLYPEGVFYDLDSCKPFSYPDSDGGPDSTWGWTEAPPASAITPYEVFDPTTTAFAHSQAVQLCYGHGLGPSAYGPVGTLDPASSLEAPGPGLQVYPSEDFVSQTLGPLATPYPSPVLSEEEDILLDSPALEVSDSESDEALLAGTEAGMWGGARKKLRLYQFLLGLLLRGDMRECVWWVEPGAGVFQFSSKHKELLARRWGQQKGNRKRMTYQKLARALRNYAKTGEIRKVKRKLTYQFDSALLPTTRRA; encoded by the exons ATGCTTGCTCTGGAGGCTGCACA GCTGGACGGCCCACACTTGAGCTGTTTG TACCCAGAAGGTGTCTTCTATGACCTGGACAGCTGCAAGCCCTTCAGTTACCCAGATTCAGATGGGGGCCCTG ACTCCACATGGGGCTGGACAGAGGCCCCACCTGCCTCCGCCATCACCCCCTATGAAGTCTTCGACCCTACTACGACTGCCTTTGCCCACTCTCAGGCTGTGCAGCTCTGTTACGGTCATGGTCTCGGCCCCTCTGCCTACGGCCCCGTGGGGACCCTTGACCCAGCCTCGAGCTTGGAGGCTCCAGGGCCTGGCCTCCAGGTGTACCCCTCAGAGGACTTTGTCAGCCAG ACTCTGGGCCCCTTGGCTACCCCGTACCCCAGCCCTGTGCTGTCAGAGGAAGAAGACATTCTGCTGGACAGCCCTGCCCTGGAGGTCTCAGACAGCGAGTCAGATGAGGCCCTCTTGGCTGGCACCGAGGCAGGTATGTGGGGTG GTGCCCGCAAGAAACTGCGCCTCTACCAGTTCCTGCTGGGACTGCTGCTGCGCGGGGACATGCGCGAGTGCGTGTGGTGGGTGGAGCCGGGTGCCGGAGTCTTCCAGTTCTCCTCCAAGCACAAGGAGCTGCTGGCTCGCCGCTGGGGCCAGCAGAAGGGCAACCGCAAGCGCATGACGTACCAGAAGCTGGCGCGTGCACTGCGCAACTATGCCAAGACAGGCGAAATCCGCAAGGTCAAACGCAAGCTCACCTACCAGTTCGACAGCGCTCTGCTGCCAACTACCCGGCGCGCCTGA